ATACTGGTTAACCGCTAATTGATAGAGCTGAAACAGTTGATGGGCGCTCAGCGCTGTTAGTTGCGCGCCTTTAAACTCCCCAACCAATACTTCACCATTTATCTCGCCACTTAGATGCTCCATAGTCATTCTTAATAGCGAGGTTTCAACGGTTGATACCGTTTGCGACTGTTTTGAGCCTCCCAGTTGTTGCTTTAAATAACGAACTAGCGGGATGTACTTCAACAGAAGTGGCAATTTTTTCGCAAACGGGATGGCTGCAGCCACAACTGCGGCTAGAAAGTGAATCCGACCGGTTAACAGCAACAACAGCAAGATCGTAGCAGACAGGCCAATCGCTATAATATAGACCAACTTGCGACGCTGCTCTGGGCTACTATTGATGCCGTAACGAATCAGACTAAACACCAATAACGCGGCTAAGAAACCAATTAAAATATGCATTAATCAAACTCTTCGACAATCATAAAACATTAACCTTAGGTGAGCCTTCAACTTTAAATCAATCAATAAAAAAGAGAGGCTGTTAAAGGTACACCGATAACCCACTCTATCCAACTCTTTCTACTCAGCGTAGTGATCCATTTTTAACTCTCCCTCGTAGTATCCTCTGACAACTTAAATTAAGCCATTTAATAAAAAGTATAAGACAATTTGAGGTAAACAATCATGGCTCGACTCACCGAATCCAAGCAAACATTCGACGCAATCAAAGAAAAAGCGTTTCAGAATGCAGTAAAACTAGGCACCTACAAAACACGCTCGACCTTTTCACCTGGGCGAGCAGTCATCAGTTTTAGTGACATTTGCTCGAAGGCTTCGCGAGCAAGAGCATTTTAGTTTGTATTCAAAACAGGACTGATAGGCGAAACGACCTAATAGGTGGATCGATGTTTCGCTTATAAGCTGAGTTGAATGTGCAGTACACAAACGGGTCTTCTGAACTCACTTATATTGAAGTTCTGGCTGTTAATATTTTTGCTCGGTATGAGTGTAAACAAGAGTGTGATAGATTAACGCCCTATCAACAGTCAGATATTTTTCAGTGACGACCCGTTTCAAGGAGCTACATTTGATCGTTTATCAGGGTGTACAGGGCGCATATTCTCACCTTGCCTGTCAGCATGTCTTCCCGCAACGAGAGGCCACTGCTTGCGAAACATTTATCGAAGCAATGCAAGCGGTCGAGCAGGGTCGCGCTGATCTCGCTATGATTCCCGTGGAGAACTCAACCGCAGGCAGAGTAGAAGAGATCTATCGTTTAATACCCAAAATGAGTTTACACATAATTGGCGAGCATTATGAGCCAGTTAATCACTGCTTGTTGGCACTACCAGACGCAACGCTTGATGACATTAAGTCAGTTGGCTCTCACCCTCAGGCGTTAGCTCAATGTAATCATCATATAGCTGAGTTATCGTTAGCCGAGTTTGCCAAATTAGATACAGCAGGGGCGGCTCGTGAAGTCAGCCAAAGCGGCGATTTAAGTAAAGCGGCCATTGCCTCTTCGTTAGCTGCAGAGCTGTATGGCCTAAATGTTTTGAAAGATAATTTTCAAGATGAACAAGGCAATACAACACGGTTCATTATTCTATCTCACACCGAACAGCTCCCCGTTTTTGAGCCTCAGAAGCGATATATCACATCACTCATTTTTCGCGTGCGCAATATACCCGCAGCCCTCTACAAGGCTTTGGGAGGGTTTGCTACCAACGGTGTTAACTTGGTAAAACTCGAAAGCTATATGCCTGGAGGGCGCTTAAATGCCAGCCAATTTCATGCCGATATTGAAGGGCACCTAAGTATGCGTTCCATGGAGCTGGCAATTGAAGAACTGAGCTTTTTCGCTGAAGAGGTTCGTATCCTTGGTACCTACGAAGCACACCCTTTCCGCGCCAGTGCTAACTTCCATGAATAGAATTCATATTTCGGTTTATACGTATCTATAATTTAGATCATCAATTTATAATAAATCGGTTACGATAGCTCAACGGTGCAGCCACACCTCACATCCGTAACCGATCAAAGCAAACAACACTCTTCTTTTCATTTGCTTTAGCCGCAAGTGTAATAGCAATTTAAGAAAAATATGACGGAGAAACACCCATGCAAAAGCGCATGATCATCATGGTTTTAACACTCACTATCATTTTTGGTGGTATGTTTTGGTTTTTGGGGTACTTCAAACCAAAGATGGTAAATCAGTACTTTGCTAACTTCCAACCACCACCGGCGGCTATCTCATCGGCCAGTGCGACCAAAAGCTCTCGCACCCCATTCTTGGAGTCAACAGGTAGTGTTGTAGCGGTTCAGGAAGTGACAGTAACCAGTGAAGTCGCAGGTCTCATCCAATCAATTAATTTCAAATCAGGTCAAGATGTTAGCGCGGGGACGCTTCTCGTTAAGCTTGATACATCGGTTGATCAGGCTGAACTCAAAGGCTTAATTGCATCAGGTAAACTGGCAGAAGCTAACTTTAAGCGAGACAA
This genomic window from Alkalimarinus sediminis contains:
- a CDS encoding molecular chaperone DnaJ — translated: MHILIGFLAALLVFSLIRYGINSSPEQRRKLVYIIAIGLSATILLLLLLTGRIHFLAAVVAAAIPFAKKLPLLLKYIPLVRYLKQQLGGSKQSQTVSTVETSLLRMTMEHLSGEINGEVLVGEFKGAQLTALSAHQLFQLYQLAVNQYADSVPVFDAFLQRHIGVDWRKSAAEFGYQFDDLKTPTHSAEMDVTQALQILGLSEGATKKEVLDAHRKLMQKLHPDRGGSNYLAAQVNRAKDLLLESLES
- a CDS encoding prephenate dehydratase — its product is MIVYQGVQGAYSHLACQHVFPQREATACETFIEAMQAVEQGRADLAMIPVENSTAGRVEEIYRLIPKMSLHIIGEHYEPVNHCLLALPDATLDDIKSVGSHPQALAQCNHHIAELSLAEFAKLDTAGAAREVSQSGDLSKAAIASSLAAELYGLNVLKDNFQDEQGNTTRFIILSHTEQLPVFEPQKRYITSLIFRVRNIPAALYKALGGFATNGVNLVKLESYMPGGRLNASQFHADIEGHLSMRSMELAIEELSFFAEEVRILGTYEAHPFRASANFHE